From the genome of Papaver somniferum cultivar HN1 chromosome 2, ASM357369v1, whole genome shotgun sequence, one region includes:
- the LOC113346870 gene encoding protein disulfide-isomerase like 2-1-like encodes MVSSEKKKIRLNLSIEISGLLLLILVSSSVADVVVLNDNNFEKNVGQDRYAFINFYYPGFLTCERLDPQYENLGENIKMANESVLIGKVDCEKNWSICKKYEITVWPTLKWFYKGSLKPKEYEGQWHVQFLSDFANTEAETNLKIETVPSNLVVLTDSNFDETKNVMAVFYASWSVISKALLLASTLYYEIPLSIFKAIKKEIGAELTRLRVKI; translated from the exons ATGGTTAgctctgagaagaagaagatccGGTTGAATCTTTCCATTGAAATTTCaggattgttgttgttgatattagTATCAAGTAGTGTGGCAGATGTTGTTGTTCTAAATGATAACAACTTTGAGAAGAACGTTGGACAAGATAGATATGCTTTTATCAATTTCTACTATCCAGGGTTCCTAACCTGTGAAAGGCTTGATCCTCAGTACGAGAATCTTGGTGAAAACATTAAAATGGCTAATGAATCTGTTCTCATTGGAAAG GTCGACTGTGAAAAGAATTGGAGCATATGTAAGAAGTATGAGATCACTGTTTGGCCAACACTGAAATGGTTTTATAAAGGATCATTGAAACCAAAAGA GTATGAGGGGCAATGGCATGTACAATTTCTTTCTGATTTTGCAAACACTGAAGCAG AGACAAATTTGAAGATAGAAACTGTTCCTTCCAATTTAGTGGTGCTGACAGATtctaattttgatgaaaccaaaaacgtTATGGCTGTGTTTTATGCATCATG gAGTGTTATTAGCAAAGCACTTCTACTTGCAAGTACATTATATTATGAAATTCCCCTTTCTATCTTCAAGGCTATTAAGAAAGAAATAGGAGCTGAATTGACAAGGTTGCGGGTGAAAATTTGA
- the LOC113346874 gene encoding dnaJ protein ERDJ3B-like: protein MANQSWKFLLLVCVLSSLTLSVLAGKSYYDILQIAKGSTEDQIKRAYRKLALKYHPDKNQGNEEANKKFAEINNAYEVLSDRDKRNIYDRYGEEGLKQHAAQGGGGRGGGMNMQDIFSSFFGGGEPEEEDKVVKGDDVIVDLDASLEDLYMGGTLKVWREKNVLKPAPGKRRCNCRNEVYHRQIGPGMFQQMTEQVCEQCPNVKYEREGYFITVDIEKGMQDGQEVSFYEDGEPIIDGEAGDLKFKIRTAPHDIFKREGNDLHTTVSITLVQALVGFEKNIKHLDEHLVEIGSKKITKPKEVRKFKGEGMPLHISSKKGDLYVTFEVVFPSSLTEDQKTKIKEVFA from the exons ATGGCGAATCAAAGTTGGAAATTTTTGTTACTGGTTTGTGTTTTATCATCCTTAACTCTCTCTGTTCTTGCTGG GAAAAGTTATTACGACATACTACAAATTGCAAAAGGTTCAAcagaagatcaaattaaaagagcATATAGGAAATTAGCATTGAAATATCATCCTGATAAAAATCAAGGAAATGAAGAAGCTAATAAGAAATTTGCTGAGATTAATAATGCATATGAAGTATTGAGTGATCGTGATAAGAGGAATATTTATGATAGATATGGGGAAGAGGGATTAAAGCAACATGCAGCTCAAGGTGGTGGTGGAAGAGGTGGAGGAATGAATATGCAAGACATTTTTAGCTC TTTCTTTGGTGGAGGTGAACCAGAAGAGGAGGACAAGGTTGTAAAAGGCGATGATGTGATTGTTGATTTGGATGCTTCACTGGAAGACTTGTACATGGGAGGCACTTTGAAG gtttggaGGGAGAAAAACGTCTTAAAGCCGGCACCTGGTAAGAGGCGCTGTAACTGTAGAAATGAGGTCTATCACAGGCAAATAGGTCCTGGAATGTTCCAACAGATGACAGAGCAG GTTTGTGAGCAATGTCCAAATGTCAAATATGAAAGAGAGGGGTACTTCATCACTGTTGATATCGAGAAAGGGATGCAAGATGGACAA GAGGTATCATTCTACGAGGACGGTGAGCCTATCATAGATGGAGAAGCTGGAGATTTGAAG TTTAAGATCCGTACTGCCCCCCATGACATTTTTAAAAGGGAAGGAAATGACCTCCATACAACTGTTTCAATAACATTG GTTCAAGCTCTTGTTGGTTTTGAAAAGAACATCAAACATCTTGATGAGCATTTAGTGGAAATCGGCTCGAAG AAAATTACTAAACCCAAGGAAGTGAGAAAGTTCAAAGGGGAAGGGATGCCATTGCATATTAGCTCAAAGAAGGGAGACTTATACGTCACTTTCGAGGTTGTTTTCCCTTCATCACTGACAGAAGATCAGAAGACAAAGATCAAAGAGGTGTTTGCATAG
- the LOC113346872 gene encoding AMSH-like ubiquitin thioesterase 3, with product MKTHEGPIDLKAKTRNIDVDNRFPLRNYYRIADSLLKQANIYREEGNIIDLHIMLVRFSSLVAETIPSHRDYQVILPKLRSMYMKKLSVVMTELESIKLEVDRRVAELNKAYYDTLGIPERISYNSDSYRPQSAHSTNQQIMSNLETSQLYPTGRSTSQASSRHKNNYQIVSSNTMQIEKQFQKLSFGLPPPKEETLSRHSIFGPNGLQGKWPEPTTTLKVQYPSKIDSTPVEISGLQGGPHDPEVDKSTMDMVLALDDGRWSSSAEDSCSSGNIIEELLQVNNIRQPSPPPVLAELKQHDYHPMHPSQVADPRPGPAKSMPDEMSNSNSYQHLHIPVSMMDAFLRLAQANTKKNLETCGVLAGKLKNRVFHITTLIIPKQEATSDSCSTMNEEEIFEFQDKLSLFPLGWIHTHPSQTCFMSSVDLHTHYSYQIMLPEAIAIVMAPTDTSRQHGIFHLSDPGGVSLIRNCQQRGFHPHEEPSDGSPIYEHCSHVYMNPKLKFEIADLR from the exons ATGAAGACACACGAAGGTCCGATCGATTTAAAAGCCAAGACTagaaatattgatgttgataatcgATTTCCACTTCGTAACTATTATCGAATCGCTGATTCTCTTCTTAAACag GCAAATATCTATCGGGAGGAGGGAAACATTATTGATTTGCATATTATGCTTGTTAGGTTTTCAAG TTTGGTTGCGGAAACTATTCCAAGCCATCGAGATTACCAAGTCATACTTCCAAAGCTAAGATCTATGTATATGAAA AAACTTTCAGTTGTCATGACTGAGCTAGAATCTATTAAGCTGGAGGTTGATCGTCGAGTGGCAGAATTGAATAAAGCTTATTATGATACTCTTGGCATCCCTGAGAGAATTTCTTACAATTCTGATTCGTATCGTCCACAATCTGCTCATTCCACTAACCAGCAAATTATGTCTAACCTGGAGACTAGTCAG CTGTACCCAACTGGCAGAAGCACATCTCAGGCATCATCGAGGCACAAAAATAATTATCAGATTGTTTCATCAAACACCATGCAGATAGAGAAGCAGTTCCAGAAGCT ATCATTCGGTCTACCTCCTCCAAAAGAGGAAACGTTATCCAGGCATTCGATTTTTGGTCCAAATGGTCTTCAGGGAAAATGGCCGGAGCCTACTACCACATTAAAG GTCCAATATCCAAGCAAAATTGACTCAACTCCAGTGGAGATTTCAGG ACTGCAGGGTGGACCCCATGATCCCGAGGTTGATAAATCTACAATGGATATGGTTCTTGCCCTGGATGATGGTAGATGGTCAAGTTCTGCAGAGGACTCGTGTTCTAGTGGTAACATCATAGAAGAGCTTCTTCAAGTGAATAACATCAGGCAACCCTCTCCTCCCCCAGTTCTTGCTGAGCTGAAGCAGCATGATTATCACCCGATGCACCCATCACAAGTTGCTGATCCAAGACCTGGACCAGCAAAATCTATGCCGGATGAGATGTCCAACTCTAACTCTTATCAGCATTTACACATT CCTGTAAGTATGATGGACGCTTTCCTGAGGTTGGCGCaagcaaatacaaagaaaaattTAGAAACATGCGGGGTTCTTGCTGGTAAACTG AAAAACAGAGTATTCCATATTACAACACTGATAATTCCAAAGCAGGAGGCAACTTCAGACTCT TGCTCGACgatgaatgaagaagaaatttttgagtTTCAAGACAAACTCTCCCTTTTTCCCCTCGGGTGGATTCAT ACACATCCTTCACAGACTTGCTTTATGTCTTCAGTTGATCTTCATACACATTACTCATATCAG ATCATGTTACCTGAAGCAATTGCAATTGTCATGGCCCCCACAGATACTTCCAG ACAGCACGGCATATTCCATTTATCTGATCCTGGGGGAGTCTCATTGATTCGTAACTGTCAACAACGTGGCTTTCATCCACATGAGGAGCCTTCTGACGGTAGTCCTATTTATGAGCATTGTTCACATGTTTACATGAATCCTAAATTGAAGTTCGAGATTGCGGATCTTCGTTGA
- the LOC113346873 gene encoding uncharacterized protein LOC113346873 isoform X1 yields MGRAPCCEKVGLKRGRWTTEEDTILTNYIQANGEGSWRSLPKNAGLLRCGKSCRLRWINYLRADLKRGNISTQEDDMIIKLHSTLGNKWSVIAGHLPGRTDNEIKNYWNSHLSRRIHTFRRPLHYSKETPSLVTVDTTKLKSTNGGKTYKGGKKSRGNMKKNKLIPSGNNMATRMAERKTTDDDHDHDHDHRKSGCEDDVMITVTPISPQEKNTQMMDVLRQVEKEKQRTNMDSCDRRDQGKETIVISGPFHDEVGGILGPSGGSEHQGKGDSVLTLCTGEEEIESGLLNSPYVEQVLLASGIFCSNEELIMGNENLGPSSDIDDHNGPINGHTFSDGAGNRVMGGSNISDDQNHDFIQSKLITNLMEYSSSSSSSHDQAETVCDDHVFVSSGNTISDMQHGSHELCPSSSMNSTTTSSSFTTINTDTIEDSEWVYNWDFDMGNATVDMDLKATSAVWDIEKEEMLSWLWENDDTGDDAAATIPESEKQQALADWFLSLTR; encoded by the exons ATGGGGAGAGCACCATGTTGTGAGAAAGTAGGTTTGAAGAGAGGGAGATGGACAACTGAAGAAGATACAATCTTAAcgaattatattcaagctaatggTGAAGGTTCATGGAGATCATTACCCAAAAATGCAG GTTTGTTGAGGTGCGGAAAGAGTTGCAGACTAAGGTGGATTAATTACTTAAGAGCTGATCTAAAGAGAGGAAACATCTCTACTCAAGAAGACGATATGATCATTAAGCTGCACAGCACTTTGGGAAATAA GTGGTCGGTGATAGCTGGACACCTACCGGGAAGAACAGACAACGAGATAAAGAATTATTGGAATTCTCATTTAAGTAGAAGAATTCATACTTTCAGAAGACCCCTGCATTACAGTAAAGAAACTCCATCGCTGGTGACAGTAGATACAACTAAATTGAAGAGTACAAATGGTGGTAAAACGTACAAAGGTGGTAAAAAAAGTAGAGGAAATATGAAAAAGAACAAATTAATACCATCAGGTAATAATATGGCAACACGGATGGCAGAGAGAAAAACTACTGATGATGATCATGATCATGATCATGATCATAGAAAAAGTGGTTGTGAAGATGATGTAATGATAACTGTAACACCCATATCACCCCAAGAGAAAAATACCCAGATGATGGATGTACTAAGGCAAGTGGAGAAAGAGAAACAAAGGACAAATATGGACTCATGTGACCGAAGAGATCAAGGTAAAGAAACCATAGTTATTTCAGGTCCTTTTCATGATGAAGTTGGAGGAATATTAGGTCCTAGTGGGGGAAGTGAACATCAAGGAAAGGGAGACAGTGTATTAACGTTGTGTACAGGTGAGGAGGAGATAGAAAGTGGGTTGTTGAATAGTCCATATGTAGAACAAGTACTGCTTGCCTCTGGCATATTCTGCTCTAATGAAGAACTTATTATGGGCAATGAAAATTTGGGTCCGTCATCAGATATTGATGACCACAATGGCCCTATTAATGGTCATACATTTAGTGATGGGGCTGGAAATAGGGTCATGGGTGGTTCGAATATTAGTGACGATCAAAACCATGATTTCATTCAGAGTAAGCTCATCACAAACCTAATGGagtactcttcttcttcttcaagtagTCACGATCAAGCAGAGACTGTTTGTGATGATCATGTTTTTGTAAGTTCAGGTAATACTATTTCAGACATGCAGCATGGAAGTCATGAATTATGCCCTAGTTCTTCAATGAATTCAACTACTACTTCAAGTAGCTTTACTACTATTAATACTGATACAATTGAAGATAGCGAATGGGTTTACAATTGGGATTTTGATATGGGAAACGCAACTGTTGATATGGATTTGAAAGCAACTTCTGCAGTATGGGATATTGAAAAAGAAGAAATGCTATCTTGGTTATGGGAGAATGATGATACTGGCGATGATGCAGCTGCAACTATTCCAGAGTCTGAAAAACAACAAGCTTTAGCTGATTGGTTTCTTTCTTTAACTCGTTAG
- the LOC113346873 gene encoding uncharacterized protein LOC113346873 isoform X2: MHGVAARRTIRPELANPCTARKPWWSVIAGHLPGRTDNEIKNYWNSHLSRRIHTFRRPLHYSKETPSLVTVDTTKLKSTNGGKTYKGGKKSRGNMKKNKLIPSGNNMATRMAERKTTDDDHDHDHDHRKSGCEDDVMITVTPISPQEKNTQMMDVLRQVEKEKQRTNMDSCDRRDQGKETIVISGPFHDEVGGILGPSGGSEHQGKGDSVLTLCTGEEEIESGLLNSPYVEQVLLASGIFCSNEELIMGNENLGPSSDIDDHNGPINGHTFSDGAGNRVMGGSNISDDQNHDFIQSKLITNLMEYSSSSSSSHDQAETVCDDHVFVSSGNTISDMQHGSHELCPSSSMNSTTTSSSFTTINTDTIEDSEWVYNWDFDMGNATVDMDLKATSAVWDIEKEEMLSWLWENDDTGDDAAATIPESEKQQALADWFLSLTR, from the exons ATGCACGGTGTTGCCGCTAGGAGGACCATAAGGCCTGAGCTTGCAAATCCGTGTACTGCAAGGAAGCCTTG GTGGTCGGTGATAGCTGGACACCTACCGGGAAGAACAGACAACGAGATAAAGAATTATTGGAATTCTCATTTAAGTAGAAGAATTCATACTTTCAGAAGACCCCTGCATTACAGTAAAGAAACTCCATCGCTGGTGACAGTAGATACAACTAAATTGAAGAGTACAAATGGTGGTAAAACGTACAAAGGTGGTAAAAAAAGTAGAGGAAATATGAAAAAGAACAAATTAATACCATCAGGTAATAATATGGCAACACGGATGGCAGAGAGAAAAACTACTGATGATGATCATGATCATGATCATGATCATAGAAAAAGTGGTTGTGAAGATGATGTAATGATAACTGTAACACCCATATCACCCCAAGAGAAAAATACCCAGATGATGGATGTACTAAGGCAAGTGGAGAAAGAGAAACAAAGGACAAATATGGACTCATGTGACCGAAGAGATCAAGGTAAAGAAACCATAGTTATTTCAGGTCCTTTTCATGATGAAGTTGGAGGAATATTAGGTCCTAGTGGGGGAAGTGAACATCAAGGAAAGGGAGACAGTGTATTAACGTTGTGTACAGGTGAGGAGGAGATAGAAAGTGGGTTGTTGAATAGTCCATATGTAGAACAAGTACTGCTTGCCTCTGGCATATTCTGCTCTAATGAAGAACTTATTATGGGCAATGAAAATTTGGGTCCGTCATCAGATATTGATGACCACAATGGCCCTATTAATGGTCATACATTTAGTGATGGGGCTGGAAATAGGGTCATGGGTGGTTCGAATATTAGTGACGATCAAAACCATGATTTCATTCAGAGTAAGCTCATCACAAACCTAATGGagtactcttcttcttcttcaagtagTCACGATCAAGCAGAGACTGTTTGTGATGATCATGTTTTTGTAAGTTCAGGTAATACTATTTCAGACATGCAGCATGGAAGTCATGAATTATGCCCTAGTTCTTCAATGAATTCAACTACTACTTCAAGTAGCTTTACTACTATTAATACTGATACAATTGAAGATAGCGAATGGGTTTACAATTGGGATTTTGATATGGGAAACGCAACTGTTGATATGGATTTGAAAGCAACTTCTGCAGTATGGGATATTGAAAAAGAAGAAATGCTATCTTGGTTATGGGAGAATGATGATACTGGCGATGATGCAGCTGCAACTATTCCAGAGTCTGAAAAACAACAAGCTTTAGCTGATTGGTTTCTTTCTTTAACTCGTTAG